A window of the Microplitis mediator isolate UGA2020A chromosome 5, iyMicMedi2.1, whole genome shotgun sequence genome harbors these coding sequences:
- the LOC130668998 gene encoding probable tRNA (uracil-O(2)-)-methyltransferase, with translation MNYQVLISKESDLTSNKFWKGIEILLNNSHLINKRIVLSTIILKIELTNIDIDSVVDHITNITDISQLFEYDLNKNLNIINNYDFVILSEDFNIFYDDNEPDVDAHKIYLIIKKLLPKENEKFSQTIEFDIVDKNNKTIVCFTKQLDDNKKSVGLDWPYKIINNNRQVSLLIPRKYYDNKSSDPSIDWLKTKLFGSLIKWMEYDDKQKKSFIQGSLNLISTEKYCYLYTDLKKKYGIDLVKKWPECTDPLKFVYEDIAIASYLIILWEQERNEKGIDKKQSFIDLGCGNGLLAYILTNEGHQGRGVDLRRRKIWDLFIETTKLEEKTLIPSSESLFPDTDWLIGNHSDELTPWIPVMAARSSYNCRFFLLPCCAHEFDGRKYQRNCAGNSQYLEYLEYVKNISETCGFITRVDRLRIPSTKRVCLIGWLRNYHEPEMEVINKRIEEIINARAIDKINFNENDDNVTDKWSNNFKPRDIVEKVKNCTKIDKNIINEIVNLVANSLLQKVRIINVNSDDDNNSEEFKWNAGGKIELNEVAKLIPPGTLKQLKTECGGLQTLLKNNSNIFQVINGTVQFKIPGSNYLVSRKRKNKSNVRLKVKPCWFFFNHPNGCPLSDNNCTFKH, from the exons atgaattatcaAGTGTTAATAAGTAAAGAGAGTGATTTGACGTCAAACAAATTTTGGAAAGGcatagaaatattattaaacaatagtcatttgataaataaaagaatagtattatcaacaataattttaaaaattgaattaacaaATATTGATATCGATTCTGTAGTTGATCATATCACAAATATTACAGATATATCTCAACTTTTTgaatatgatttaaataaaaacttgaatattattaataattatgattttgtTATACTATCCGaagactttaatattttttatgatgacAATGAACCTGATGTTGATgcacataaaatatatttgataattaaaaaattactgccaaaggaaaatgaaaaattttcgcaaACTATTGAGTTTGATAtcgttgataaaaataataagacaaTTGTATGTTTCACAAAGCAGTtggatgataataaaaaatctgttgGTTTAGATTGGccgtataaaataataaataacaatcgaCAAGTTAGTTTACTAATTCCGAGAAAATATTACGATAATAAATCAAGTGATCCAAGTATCGATTGGCTTAAGACTAAACTTTTTGGGAGTTTAATTAAATGGATGGAGTATgatgataaacaaaaaaagtcatttattcagGGCTCATTGAATCTTATATctactgaaaaatattgttatttgtatactgatttgaaaaaaaaatatggaattgatttagttaaaaaatggCCTGAATGTACCGATCCGCTTAAATTTGTATATGAAGATATTGCCATTGcgagttatttaattatactttgGGAACaagaaagaaatgaaaaaggaATTGATAAAAAACAATCATTCATAGATCTTGGTTGTGGTAATGGTTTACTTGCTTATATTCTTACTAACGAAGGACATCAAGGACGTGGTGTTGATTTACGTCGACGTAAAATTTgggatttatttattgaaacaaCTAAACTAGag GAAAAAACATTGATTCCATCATCAGAATCATTATTTCCTGATACGGATTGGCTAATAGGAAATCACTCCGATGAATTAACACCATGGATACCAGTAATGGCAGCACGTAGTTCATATaactgtagattttttttacttccttGTTGTGCACATGAATTTGATGGTAGAAAATACCAAAGAAACTGTGCTGGTAATAGTCAGTATTTAGAATATTTAgagtatgtaaaaaatattagtgaAACTTGTGGATTTATTACACGAGTTGATCGATTACGCATACCATCGACCAAACGAGTGTGTTTAATTGGATGGTTAAGGAATTACCATGAACCAGAAATGGAAGTGATAAATAAACGAATTGAAGAGATAATAAACGCCCGGGcaattgacaaaataaattttaatgaaaatgatgataatgttACTGATAAAtggtcaaataattttaaaccacGAGATATagttgaaaaagttaaaaattgtacgaaaatagacaaaaatattatcaatgaaattgttaatttagttGCTAATTCTCTATTACAAAAAGTTCgtataataaatgttaatagtgatgatgataataatagcgAAGAATTTAAATGGAATGCCGGTGgtaaaatagaattaaatgAAGTTGCTAAACTAATACCTCCTGGTactttaaaacaattaaaaacagAATGTGGGGGTTTGCAaacgttattaaaaaataatagtaatatttttcaagttattaaTGGAAcagttcaatttaaaattcctggtagtaattatttagttagtagaaaacgtaaaaataaatcaaatgttAGATTAAAAGTAAAACCATGCTGGTTTTTCTTTAATCATCCCAACGGGTGTCCACTGAGTGATAATAATTGTACATTTaaacattga